A genome region from Magnolia sinica isolate HGM2019 chromosome 8, MsV1, whole genome shotgun sequence includes the following:
- the LOC131253307 gene encoding protein transport protein Sec61 subunit beta, protein MARGTSQSQASSSTSSRPGTVGMAPRGTPAAAAGMRRRRLGGGGSSGNFGAGGGGGSSNMLRFYTDDAPGLKITPTVVLVMSLCFIGFVTALHVFGKLYRYRSGGAS, encoded by the coding sequence ATGGCAAGAGGAACTTCTCAGTCTCAGGCTTCTTCATCCACGTCATCTCGCCCAGGTACCGTGGGCatggccccacgtggaacccctGCAGCAGCGGCGGGAATGCGTCGGCGGAGGCTCGGCGGCGGCGGATCTTCTGGAAACTTCGGTGCAGGTGGTGGCGGAGGCAGCAGCAACATGCTTCGATTTTACACGGACGATGCTCCTGGCCTCAAGATCACACCCACGGTGGTCCTTGTAATGAGCCTCTGCTTCATTGGCTTCGTTACCGCCCTTCATGTCTTTGGTAAGCTGTACCGCTATCGATCCGGTGGTGCATCGTGA